A stretch of DNA from Methanogenium sp. S4BF:
TGCTACATCTACAGAAATGCCTGTTGATCCTATTGTTCAGTCTGCGACATCTGCAACCCCTGCAACCCCTGCACTCGGCGGAGATAATGAAAGTCCTGCAGTCACAGAAACGAATGCAGCAACCATTCCGCCAACACAGTCGCCTTATAGTATTTTCGTTGTTTTAATTTCATTTGCAAGTCTTTTTATATTTAAAAAAGGAAAATGATTCCTGTGAGTCAATTCTGGCAGAATTTCATGTACTGAAAGAAGGTTTGAGAGATGATGATACTACAAAGAAGGTTGTTAGCTGTTTTAATTGCCCTTTTATTATGCATAACAGGGGTAACAGCAGCTGGAACAGGGGTGCTGTCCGCATCTGATGTCACTAATGTGGCCCAGGGGCAGAATGGCACTGTAACATATACCTTAACAAATGACTTTTCTCCGAAAGTCGGAGCTTTGACGTATAGGGTATATTATGATGAGACGATTGCAACCGCTGTTGCAACAGAAACCCTTGCGAATGGAGGTGTGGCCCCGGTTGCTCTGGCAAGTGGGATGACATTTACTGTCTCCACTGTATCCGGCATACCCAATGGTGCTGCAAATCTGTTCAACATCACGTTTACATCGCTGAAAAACGATGGAAGCAGCACAGAGCTTGGTATTGTTCCCATTACAGCTGTGGACGTTAACATTCCTCCAACAAATCTGCTTGGAGCAATTACCATTGCAAACGGCACCTTCACCACAAAGGATGATGTTGCCCCGGTAATCGTTAACATTACCACGCCTTCCAATGTTGGCAAAAACTTCCAGATTACCGGATACATCAACGAAGTAGGCGGATTGCCTACGGCAACTGCCACCCTGACGAACGGCACGTACACAAGCGCCCCTTATGCGCTTACTCTCACTGATATCGGCAATGGGTATTATACGTATGCCGCTGCTGCATCATGGGATGTTTTTGAGGATGGCATCACCCTGACTGTTAATGCAGAAGATCCAGCAGGACATTCTGCAATCCCGAAACAGACAGTACTCAATGTCAAGAATGTTGGCTTCTCGAACCCTTCACCTGTGGGTTACATTAACACTGTTCCCGTATCTGCTTCGGTATTCATGTCACAGATGGACACCACTACAGTGAACATGACCATCGGTGATGGTTCCACTTCAACAGATCTTGTTGTTTCAATTGTCGGTGATTATGCATACGGCGCCCTTCCTGTCCTTGGTGACGGTATCTATTGGGTGAATGCCACCGGTACTGATACAATCTCAGCAGGGGAGCATTATCTCAACTGGACATATACCCTTGACACAACTTCGCCATTACTGAATGCGATGGTTACCGATTCTGATGGTGACGGGTATATTGAAGCAAATGAAGTCCTGACCTTCGACTGGACAGTCTCGTCAGACGGTGTCAGTGGATTCAAGAATGTCTCAATAGTTGAGCCATCCACAGGCGATGTTCTCTGGACATCCGCTGTGCAGGTGGGCAGTGCCCAGCAGACTATTACGACCGGAAACCGTGACCTCTCATTCCGTGCCTATGACAATGCAGGAAACTTCGCAGCCTACGATTTCCATCTCTACAACAACTATGTTGCATGGGTAAACTCAACCAAGATGGGCACTATTTCAGGACTGGACACTGAGTTTACCTCTATGGTCGACATGGACCGGACAGCATCCAGTATGATCACGCTCTACAATGGCCGCAGTATCTCTCTCCCTGACATCGGAACAGTTACCCGTCAGGTTGAGAATGTTGGTCAGGTTACGAGTGACACATACGTAACCGTTGACAACCGTGCGAATGCTACCTATGCAGGCACAGACACCTACCAGACTCTCTGGGCATATGAACCTTCAGACATCATTGATTTCCGTGTAATCGCTCCTGCTATCACACGTGCAAATATCGTGATGATGGAGGCAAATGAATCGTATCTCAATGATCTCATCGATTCAGGGTCCGCAGGCGGCATCAACTACACACAACTGGTGAAAAACAGTGCCTACATCTTCATTGATGGAGGGTGGACCAAGATTACCGTCAACCCTGATGGTTCTTACACTCAGGATATCCAGAGAGGAAACCCGCTCACCGCATCCGGCAACATCACACAGATGATGAAGAACCCTGCGAATCAGGTGGACATTTCCTCAGGGTTCCGCATGAGCACTGACTGTGTCGCATTTGATGCAATCACCACACCTGATGTCGGTGACTATGCTCTTGCAGCACTTGCCTTTGACGGTGACCGTATTGGTGTCATTGCAATGATGCCGGTTGTTATCCTTGAGACCACAGACCAGGGCACTATCTCTGCAGACACCGTTGTGGTGAACGGGACTTTTGATGCCAGTGTCAATTCCAACTGCAAGTACTTCGAAGTGATGCTCTACCGCGACACTGAGTACAATGCAACAGCAATGGTTGATTTCTCGACACTCAACTATGACATGGTGACCGTGGATCTTTCCGCAGGCGGTGCGGCCACAGAGAGACTCTGGCACAACATCTACATCACCCCTGGTGCTGGAAAGTATGCATCCGCTAAGAATGCCAACACGCTGACATTTAATGTGAGTGGTCTTGAAACAGGCAGTTACAAGGCAGTGCTGGCTGGTCTCAGCAACAATGGAACCGCACAGCTCCTTGGTGTGCATGACCTGACCATCATAGACTCTACCGTCCTGAATATCACTAATGTTGGTGTCACGACGGGTACAACCGCTGCATCAGTTACCTGGACTACAAACATTGCAGCAAACAGCACAGTGGAATACGGTACAACCGTTGCCTATGGGAACACGATGTCTGATGCGGCCTATGTGCTTGCCCACAGCATGATTGTCACCGGACTTTCACCCAGTACCGTCTACCATTACCGCATCGTCTCCTATGACGCGTCCGGCAACATGGCTGTCACCGGTGATGCTACCTTCATTACGAAGTCATCCGGCGGCGGTGGCGGCGGTGGCGGCGGTGGCGGTTTCGTCCCCACAACCACACCGGTTCAGACGTTCACAACAACCGGACAGCTCCAGACTGATATCAATGGTGTTGTCCAGAATGGAATCGTAGTCTCTTCAGCCGATGGCCTTGCATCAGTATCTGTTGGCGAGGGAGTCACTGCACTCAATGCCAACGGACTGCCGCTTGAGGATATTACTATCCAGGCAACAGATGGTATTCCTTCACCAGGCTCCTCAGCATTTACCTTTGCAGGCCACGCTGTGGAACTGGGCCCCTCGGGTGCAACCTTCAGTCCGGCGATAGAACTGACCTTCCAGCTCACTGAAGAAGAGTGGAACAAACTTGCAGCAGGCGAATCATTTGTCATAAAATGGTACAATGAAGCGCTCGGAGAATGGGAGGATATTCCAACCAGTGTTAATCCGTACAACCACACCGTTATCGGT
This window harbors:
- a CDS encoding fibronectin type III domain-containing protein is translated as MTYRVYYDETIATAVATETLANGGVAPVALASGMTFTVSTVSGIPNGAANLFNITFTSLKNDGSSTELGIVPITAVDVNIPPTNLLGAITIANGTFTTKDDVAPVIVNITTPSNVGKNFQITGYINEVGGLPTATATLTNGTYTSAPYALTLTDIGNGYYTYAAAASWDVFEDGITLTVNAEDPAGHSAIPKQTVLNVKNVGFSNPSPVGYINTVPVSASVFMSQMDTTTVNMTIGDGSTSTDLVVSIVGDYAYGALPVLGDGIYWVNATGTDTISAGEHYLNWTYTLDTTSPLLNAMVTDSDGDGYIEANEVLTFDWTVSSDGVSGFKNVSIVEPSTGDVLWTSAVQVGSAQQTITTGNRDLSFRAYDNAGNFAAYDFHLYNNYVAWVNSTKMGTISGLDTEFTSMVDMDRTASSMITLYNGRSISLPDIGTVTRQVENVGQVTSDTYVTVDNRANATYAGTDTYQTLWAYEPSDIIDFRVIAPAITRANIVMMEANESYLNDLIDSGSAGGINYTQLVKNSAYIFIDGGWTKITVNPDGSYTQDIQRGNPLTASGNITQMMKNPANQVDISSGFRMSTDCVAFDAITTPDVGDYALAALAFDGDRIGVIAMMPVVILETTDQGTISADTVVVNGTFDASVNSNCKYFEVMLYRDTEYNATAMVDFSTLNYDMVTVDLSAGGAATERLWHNIYITPGAGKYASAKNANTLTFNVSGLETGSYKAVLAGLSNNGTAQLLGVHDLTIIDSTVLNITNVGVTTGTTAASVTWTTNIAANSTVEYGTTVAYGNTMSDAAYVLAHSMIVTGLSPSTVYHYRIVSYDASGNMAVTGDATFITKSSGGGGGGGGGGGFVPTTTPVQTFTTTGQLQTDINGVVQNGIVVSSADGLASVSVGEGVTALNANGLPLEDITIQATDGIPSPGSSAFTFAGHAVELGPSGATFSPAIELTFQLTEEEWNKLAAGESFVIKWYNEALGEWEDIPTSVNPYNHTVIGEISHFSTFALFKQIVETPTPVVTQTPAPTDVPGETPVPTETGGEGTQTGGFPWIWVIVVIVLIAVIGGGYYYMQQKK